Proteins encoded by one window of Pseudomonas sp. PSKL.D1:
- a CDS encoding pyridoxal-phosphate-dependent aminotransferase family protein → MLKLDFHPAGRHFLQIPGPSPVPDRILRAMSYPTIDHRGPEFGELGLKVLDGIKKIFKTVHPVVIYPASGTGAWEAALCNTLSAGDEVLMFETGHFATLWQKMALSLGLKPQFLGRPGIEGWRGGVDAAMIEAHLRADSAQRIKAVCVVHNETSTGVTSDIASVRKAIDAAGHPALLLVDTISGLASADYRHDEWGVDVTVSGSQKGLMLPPGISFNALSPKAIEASKRATLPRSFWGWDEIVEMNKTGYWPYTPNTNLLYGLNEALEMILGEGLENVFERHNRLAQACRTAVNAWGLDIQCADPSVYSPVLTGVMTPEGIDADAVRKVIYERFDMSLGTGLGKMKGRMFRIGHLGDCNDLTLMATLTGCEMGLQLAGVKLQSSGVLAAMDYLGGQSVPLRRE, encoded by the coding sequence ATGTTGAAGCTCGATTTCCACCCGGCCGGCCGTCACTTCCTGCAGATCCCTGGTCCCAGCCCTGTCCCGGACCGCATCCTGCGGGCCATGAGCTACCCCACCATCGACCATCGCGGCCCCGAGTTCGGTGAGCTGGGCCTGAAGGTGCTCGACGGCATCAAGAAGATCTTCAAAACCGTTCATCCCGTGGTCATCTACCCGGCGTCCGGTACCGGTGCCTGGGAAGCGGCGCTGTGCAACACCCTGAGTGCAGGCGACGAAGTGCTGATGTTCGAAACCGGCCACTTCGCCACCTTGTGGCAGAAGATGGCCTTGAGCCTTGGCCTCAAGCCACAGTTCCTCGGGCGCCCGGGCATCGAAGGCTGGCGTGGCGGTGTCGATGCCGCCATGATCGAGGCTCACCTGCGGGCAGACAGCGCGCAGCGCATCAAGGCGGTGTGCGTGGTGCACAACGAAACCAGCACCGGCGTCACCTCGGACATCGCCTCGGTGCGCAAGGCCATCGATGCCGCCGGCCACCCGGCGCTGTTGCTGGTCGACACCATTTCCGGCCTGGCTTCGGCCGATTACCGGCATGACGAATGGGGCGTGGATGTCACCGTCTCCGGCTCGCAGAAAGGCCTGATGCTGCCGCCGGGCATCAGCTTCAACGCCCTGTCCCCCAAAGCCATCGAAGCCAGCAAGCGCGCCACCCTGCCGCGCAGCTTCTGGGGCTGGGATGAAATCGTGGAAATGAACAAGACCGGCTACTGGCCCTACACGCCGAACACCAACCTGCTGTACGGCCTGAACGAAGCACTGGAGATGATCCTTGGCGAAGGGCTGGAGAATGTCTTCGAGCGCCACAACCGCCTGGCGCAGGCCTGCCGCACGGCGGTCAATGCCTGGGGCCTGGACATCCAGTGCGCCGACCCAAGCGTGTACAGCCCGGTACTGACCGGCGTGATGACGCCAGAAGGCATCGATGCCGACGCCGTGCGCAAGGTGATCTACGAGCGCTTCGACATGTCGCTGGGCACGGGCCTGGGCAAGATGAAAGGCCGTATGTTCCGCATTGGCCACCTGGGCGACTGCAACGACCTGACCCTGATGGCCACCCTCACCGGCTGCGAAATGGGCCTGCAACTGGCCGGCGTGAAACTGCAGTCCAGCGGCGTGCTGGCGGCCATGGACTACCTGGGAGGGCAATCGGTCCCGCTGCGTCGCGAGTGA
- a CDS encoding MFS transporter yields MRFFRLRPTTVVLFMLCAMYFITYLDRVNVSTAAVGFGPEFGLSKTEIGIVFSAFAYPYLVFQIIGGWVSDRFGAKRTLVVCGIIWAAATVMTGLAGGFVSLIIARILLGLGEGATFPAATAAMSRWVPKEKRGFAQGITHAFARLGNALAPAAMIAIMATYGWRESFYVCAVISFIWVALWALVFTELPKNHPRISQQELDSLPAPKVKNKDPLPWGRLFKRMAPVTIVYFCYGWTLWLLLSWVPMYFMNLGLDLKGTAIFASAVFFGGVVGDTLGGIVSDRIYARTKNLNKARSLMVSICLSLTLLSLVPLMFTTDIHISLACLAIGFFFSEMTIGPMWAIPMDIAPDHSGTASGMMNTGSAMAAIISPVAAGMLIDKFHNWQLPFLVSIALLAIGVALSFRMKPQNKFEYAKAPVASAEDPQPAPAISK; encoded by the coding sequence ATGAGGTTTTTCCGTCTGCGACCCACCACGGTGGTGTTGTTCATGCTGTGCGCCATGTATTTCATCACCTACCTCGACCGGGTCAACGTCAGCACTGCCGCTGTCGGCTTCGGTCCCGAGTTCGGGCTGAGCAAGACCGAAATCGGCATCGTCTTTTCGGCTTTTGCCTACCCCTACCTGGTGTTTCAGATCATCGGAGGCTGGGTCAGCGACCGCTTCGGCGCCAAGCGCACGCTGGTGGTATGCGGCATCATCTGGGCCGCGGCCACCGTGATGACGGGCCTGGCCGGTGGCTTCGTCTCGCTGATCATCGCCCGGATCCTGTTGGGCCTGGGTGAAGGCGCCACCTTCCCTGCCGCCACTGCGGCAATGTCGCGCTGGGTACCCAAGGAGAAACGCGGTTTTGCGCAAGGCATCACCCATGCGTTCGCACGGCTGGGCAATGCCCTGGCACCTGCCGCGATGATCGCGATCATGGCCACCTACGGCTGGCGCGAGTCGTTCTACGTGTGTGCGGTCATCAGTTTCATCTGGGTTGCGCTATGGGCGCTGGTGTTCACCGAACTGCCGAAGAACCATCCGCGCATATCCCAGCAGGAACTGGATTCGCTGCCGGCCCCCAAGGTCAAGAACAAGGACCCGCTGCCCTGGGGGCGCCTGTTCAAGCGCATGGCGCCGGTGACCATCGTCTACTTCTGCTACGGCTGGACCCTGTGGCTACTGCTGAGCTGGGTACCGATGTACTTCATGAACCTGGGCCTGGACCTGAAAGGCACCGCCATCTTCGCCTCCGCCGTGTTCTTCGGCGGTGTGGTCGGCGATACCCTCGGCGGTATCGTCAGCGACCGCATCTACGCGCGGACCAAGAACCTGAACAAGGCGCGCAGCCTGATGGTTTCGATCTGCCTCAGCTTGACGCTGCTGTCGCTGGTGCCGCTGATGTTCACCACCGACATCCACATTTCCCTGGCCTGCCTGGCCATCGGCTTCTTCTTCTCGGAAATGACCATCGGCCCGATGTGGGCCATCCCCATGGATATCGCCCCGGATCATTCCGGCACCGCCTCCGGCATGATGAATACCGGTTCGGCGATGGCGGCCATCATCAGCCCGGTGGCGGCCGGCATGCTGATCGACAAGTTCCACAACTGGCAGCTACCGTTCCTGGTCAGTATTGCGTTGCTCGCCATTGGCGTGGCGCTGTCGTTCCGCATGAAGCCGCAAAACAAGTTCGAGTATGCAAAGGCACCCGTGGCATCGGCTGAAGACCCGCAGCCGGCACCAGCCATCAGCAAGTGA
- a CDS encoding 2-keto-4-pentenoate hydratase, whose amino-acid sequence MNTAAPSAHLAQLLVNAQRERSPLGELDHGLYPKDFADAYQTQQAIFSLRGIEAGGWKIGSKSPTGPVQGSPLPAQCLHAPGSAFARADYAPVGLELEIAFRFKHDFTPRDEDYSEAEVHAGIGEMAATIEIVSSRFAAFPKVEPLTQLADLLNHGALVVGEFVPYRDDFPFAQPTLALTFNDESIVPGPAANPAGDPRRLLTWLVNHHTRNGKTLPKDFVITTGSFTGMYFAKAAGELKGEISGMPPVSLSLT is encoded by the coding sequence TTGAATACCGCAGCCCCTTCTGCGCATCTGGCGCAACTGCTCGTCAACGCCCAACGTGAGCGCAGCCCGTTGGGCGAACTCGATCACGGCCTGTATCCGAAGGACTTCGCCGACGCCTATCAAACCCAGCAGGCGATTTTCAGTTTGCGAGGCATCGAGGCCGGCGGTTGGAAGATCGGCTCGAAATCCCCGACTGGCCCGGTGCAGGGCTCGCCCTTGCCTGCGCAATGCCTGCATGCGCCTGGTAGCGCATTTGCCCGTGCCGACTACGCGCCTGTGGGCCTTGAGCTTGAAATCGCGTTCCGCTTCAAGCATGACTTCACGCCGCGTGACGAGGATTACAGCGAAGCGGAAGTCCACGCCGGAATTGGCGAAATGGCCGCGACCATCGAGATCGTCTCCAGCCGGTTCGCGGCCTTCCCGAAAGTCGAGCCACTGACGCAACTGGCCGACTTGCTCAACCATGGCGCCTTGGTGGTGGGTGAATTCGTGCCTTACCGGGACGATTTTCCGTTTGCCCAACCAACGCTCGCACTGACGTTCAATGACGAAAGCATCGTGCCAGGGCCCGCGGCCAATCCGGCAGGCGATCCTCGCCGGTTGCTGACGTGGCTGGTCAACCATCACACCCGCAATGGCAAGACATTGCCCAAGGACTTTGTCATTACCACCGGGTCGTTCACCGGGATGTATTTCGCCAAGGCGGCGGGTGAGCTCAAAGGCGAGATCAGCGGCATGCCACCGGTGTCGCTGTCTCTGACCTGA
- a CDS encoding NAD-dependent malic enzyme: MPSERRPLPVKFRGPALLETPLLNKGTAFTQHEREAFGLQGLLPAQVETLEQQVARAYRQFSEAPGPLEKHVYLRSVQDRNETLFYKLVESHLEEMLPIIYTPTVGKACQEFSRIYRSHRGVFISYEERDQIDAMLANVTKDNVKVIVVSDCERILGLGDQGVGGMGIPIGKLSLYTACGGISPAYTLPIVLDVGTENPALLEDPEYLGLKQPRVRGQQYDDFLEAFVAAVQRRWPGVLLQFEDFALANAMPLLERYRDQLCCFNDDIQGTAAVTVGTLLAACRIKGETLSQQTIAFVGAGSAGCGIAEQIIQAMVEEGLSDAQARSQVFLLNSKGLLTDRQQGLYPFQTRLAHATASLSQWQFASDWPDLQEVVSNARPTVLIGVSGKAGLFTQSIIQTLYQGCRQPIIMPLSNPTSQIEAQPADLLQWTEGHALIATGSPFQPVEWAGRSYKIAQCNNSYIFPGIGLGVIVSQASRVTERMLMASARALAQSAQAGEMLPPMGDVQAVSKAIALAVALAAQEDGVASEQSEDALREAIDEMFWEPRYRSYQTA; this comes from the coding sequence ATGCCGTCAGAACGTCGTCCACTGCCCGTCAAATTCCGTGGCCCTGCGCTGCTGGAAACGCCGCTGCTGAACAAAGGCACGGCATTTACCCAGCACGAACGCGAGGCATTTGGTTTGCAGGGGCTGCTGCCCGCACAAGTGGAAACGCTGGAGCAACAGGTTGCACGAGCCTATCGCCAGTTCAGCGAAGCGCCCGGCCCGCTGGAAAAGCACGTTTACCTGCGCTCGGTGCAGGACCGCAACGAAACGCTGTTCTACAAGCTGGTGGAGTCGCACCTCGAAGAGATGCTGCCGATCATCTACACACCGACCGTGGGCAAGGCGTGCCAGGAGTTCTCCAGGATCTACCGCAGTCATCGGGGTGTGTTCATTTCCTATGAGGAGCGCGATCAGATCGACGCGATGTTGGCCAACGTCACCAAGGACAACGTCAAAGTCATTGTGGTCAGCGATTGCGAACGTATCCTCGGCCTGGGTGACCAAGGTGTTGGCGGCATGGGTATTCCGATCGGCAAGCTGTCGCTGTACACCGCCTGTGGCGGGATCAGCCCGGCCTACACCTTGCCGATCGTGCTGGATGTCGGCACCGAGAACCCGGCCTTGCTTGAAGACCCCGAGTACCTTGGGCTGAAGCAGCCAAGGGTGCGTGGCCAGCAATACGATGATTTCCTTGAAGCTTTCGTGGCGGCCGTGCAGCGGCGCTGGCCGGGTGTGCTGCTGCAGTTCGAGGACTTTGCCTTGGCGAACGCGATGCCGCTACTGGAGCGTTACCGCGACCAGCTTTGCTGCTTCAACGACGACATTCAGGGCACCGCAGCGGTCACGGTCGGCACCTTGCTGGCGGCCTGCCGGATCAAGGGTGAAACGCTGTCGCAGCAAACCATCGCCTTTGTCGGGGCGGGTTCCGCCGGGTGTGGTATCGCCGAGCAGATCATCCAGGCGATGGTCGAGGAGGGGCTCAGCGATGCCCAGGCGCGCAGCCAGGTGTTCCTGCTCAACAGCAAAGGCTTGTTGACCGACCGCCAGCAGGGCCTGTATCCGTTCCAGACCCGACTTGCCCATGCCACGGCCTCGCTGTCGCAATGGCAATTCGCATCGGACTGGCCGGACTTGCAGGAAGTGGTGAGCAATGCGCGTCCCACGGTATTGATCGGGGTTTCGGGCAAAGCGGGGTTGTTCACCCAATCGATTATTCAGACGCTGTACCAAGGGTGCCGCCAGCCCATCATCATGCCGCTGTCCAACCCGACTTCGCAGATTGAAGCGCAACCGGCCGACCTGCTCCAGTGGACCGAAGGTCACGCATTGATCGCCACCGGCAGCCCGTTCCAGCCCGTGGAGTGGGCGGGGCGGTCCTACAAGATTGCCCAATGCAACAACTCTTACATCTTCCCGGGTATCGGCCTGGGGGTGATCGTCAGCCAAGCCTCCCGGGTGACCGAGCGCATGTTGATGGCCTCGGCCAGGGCGCTGGCGCAGAGTGCACAAGCAGGCGAGATGTTGCCGCCGATGGGCGATGTGCAGGCCGTGAGCAAGGCGATCGCACTGGCTGTCGCGCTGGCGGCGCAGGAAGATGGCGTTGCGTCGGAGCAGTCAGAGGATGCGCTGCGTGAAGCGATTGACGAGATGTTCTGGGAGCCGCGCTACCGGTCCTATCAAACAGCCTGA
- a CDS encoding LysR family transcriptional regulator, producing MGRYVELQSFVQVAQKGSFAAAALIEGVTPAILGRRLDSLEKRLGVKLMHRSTRGLKLTALGEQLLERATRLLLDFDDLEAAICSSASLVKGSLQISAPAAFGRVHVAPHALEFQRRFPNVKLAFNLTDSVVDLVSEGYDLSIRIGEVRDPNYVAVKLFPNKRVVCGTPAYFARHGRPQTLEDLADHNCLAFTLQGGQQRGWTFMRDGRPVAMKVSGNLACNDGELLAAWMQQGVGIGWRSTWEIQAELDAGTLVTVLDEFALPDYDIQAVWPQQRHLPAKVRFFVDYLKEVYNVPGYWEGTNIP from the coding sequence ATGGGCCGCTATGTCGAGTTACAGAGTTTTGTGCAGGTCGCGCAAAAAGGCAGTTTTGCGGCGGCGGCGTTGATTGAAGGGGTGACGCCGGCAATCCTCGGGCGGCGCCTGGACAGCCTTGAAAAACGCCTGGGTGTGAAGCTCATGCACCGGTCTACCCGGGGGCTGAAACTGACGGCGTTGGGTGAGCAGTTGCTGGAGCGGGCGACCCGGCTGCTGCTGGATTTCGATGATCTGGAGGCGGCGATCTGCAGCAGCGCGTCCCTGGTCAAAGGCAGCCTGCAGATCTCCGCACCGGCAGCCTTCGGGCGTGTGCATGTGGCCCCGCATGCGCTGGAGTTCCAGCGTCGCTTTCCCAACGTGAAGCTGGCGTTCAACCTTACCGACAGCGTCGTGGATCTGGTCAGTGAGGGGTACGACCTGAGCATCCGTATTGGTGAAGTGCGCGACCCCAACTACGTCGCGGTCAAACTCTTCCCCAACAAGCGGGTGGTGTGTGGCACACCGGCGTATTTTGCCCGGCATGGCCGGCCGCAGACCTTGGAAGACCTCGCGGACCACAATTGCCTGGCCTTCACCCTGCAAGGTGGCCAGCAGCGTGGTTGGACGTTCATGCGCGACGGTCGGCCGGTGGCGATGAAGGTCAGTGGCAACCTGGCCTGCAATGACGGGGAACTGCTGGCGGCGTGGATGCAGCAAGGGGTTGGCATCGGTTGGCGGTCGACGTGGGAGATCCAGGCGGAGCTGGACGCTGGCACGTTGGTCACGGTACTCGATGAATTCGCACTGCCTGATTACGACATCCAGGCGGTCTGGCCACAACAGCGTCATTTGCCGGCCAAGGTCCGGTTCTTTGTCGACTACCTGAAAGAGGTCTACAACGTGCCCGGTTATTGGGAAGGCACAAACATCCCCTGA